A DNA window from Nitrospirota bacterium contains the following coding sequences:
- a CDS encoding calcium-translocating P-type ATPase, PMCA-type — protein sequence MSPQEAIALSPASAPAHVPWHLLSPSDVATHLSVDPDAGLTSEEAARRIIHYGLNEIRERPPRQLWRMFLDQFTDFMILVLIGAAIISGIVGEPPDAIAIVVIVLLNGAIGFVQEYRAERAVAALKLLAASTARVRRGGQVTEISALQLVPGDVVLLEAGNVMPADLRLIEAVQLKVDESLLTGESVPVEKRIASLHEAEAPLGDRVNLAYKGTSATYGRGSGLVVATGMQTELGRIASMLGKEGAVKTPLQKRLALFGQRLALAALAICAIVFAVGVLRGESVVLMFLTAVSLAVAAIPEALPAVVTVSLALGARRLVKKQALIRRLTAVETLGSVTYICSDKTGTLTQNKMRVEQLVVGGQPESGASNQKESWRWLMKALALSNDATRQKDGRVIGDPTEVALFQAAEDRGYRKAELLAQAPRVAELPFDSDRKCMTTLHREGSEVVAFTKGAPEQIVVLCEGRLAGDVRIALDSAAILAQAERMAAEGLRVLALAYRTWPELPAELASDNVERGLTFLGLVGLMDPPREEAMSAVALCKSAGITPVMITGDHPATARAIALRLGIIEDGGAVMTGQELAKLPLDEYEAKVEGIRVYARVSPEQKIRIVKGLQDRGEFVAMTGDGVNDAPALNRADIGIAMGLTGTDVARESAHMILLDDNFATIVTAVEEGRRIFDNIRKFIKYALSCNTAEVWTIFLAPFLGMPIPLLPIHILWINLVTDGLPGLALAVEPEEKGLMQRQPRPPSESLFADGMWQGIVWVGLLMAGVALLTQAWAYRTGHAHWQTMVFTVLTLSQMGNVLALRSERASFFQLGPWTNLPLLGAVALTVALQMATIYIPALNPIFKTEPLDAEELLLCLALSSIVFIAVEIEKWCLRQGWLRWSR from the coding sequence ATGAGCCCCCAAGAAGCCATTGCTCTGTCTCCAGCCTCTGCCCCCGCTCACGTACCCTGGCACCTCCTCTCGCCCAGTGACGTCGCGACACATCTGTCGGTCGATCCAGACGCCGGTCTCACCAGTGAGGAGGCCGCGCGCCGGATCATCCACTATGGTCTGAACGAGATCCGTGAACGCCCACCGCGCCAACTCTGGCGCATGTTCCTCGATCAATTCACCGACTTCATGATCCTCGTCTTGATCGGGGCTGCGATTATTTCAGGAATCGTCGGCGAGCCACCCGATGCGATTGCTATCGTCGTGATCGTCCTGCTCAACGGGGCGATCGGTTTTGTTCAGGAATATCGGGCCGAGCGGGCGGTCGCGGCGTTGAAGTTGCTCGCGGCCTCCACGGCGCGAGTACGGCGGGGCGGCCAGGTGACGGAGATCTCAGCCCTGCAGTTGGTGCCGGGCGATGTCGTGTTGCTGGAGGCGGGCAATGTGATGCCAGCCGATCTGCGCCTGATCGAGGCCGTCCAGCTGAAAGTGGATGAATCGCTTCTGACCGGCGAGTCGGTCCCGGTTGAGAAACGCATCGCGTCGCTGCATGAGGCAGAGGCGCCGCTCGGCGACCGGGTGAATCTCGCCTATAAGGGAACCAGCGCAACCTATGGCCGTGGCAGCGGCCTCGTGGTCGCGACCGGCATGCAGACGGAATTGGGCCGCATCGCCTCGATGCTAGGGAAAGAAGGGGCGGTGAAGACCCCGCTCCAGAAACGGCTCGCCCTGTTCGGGCAGCGTCTGGCCCTGGCGGCCTTGGCGATCTGTGCCATCGTGTTTGCCGTCGGGGTGTTGCGCGGCGAGTCGGTCGTGTTGATGTTTCTGACGGCCGTGAGTCTGGCGGTCGCGGCGATCCCGGAAGCGCTCCCTGCCGTGGTGACCGTGTCCTTGGCCTTAGGCGCCCGTCGGCTGGTGAAGAAGCAGGCGCTGATTCGCCGATTGACGGCGGTGGAGACGCTGGGGTCCGTCACCTACATCTGTTCGGATAAGACCGGCACTCTCACACAGAACAAGATGCGAGTGGAGCAACTTGTGGTGGGTGGCCAGCCGGAGAGTGGCGCCTCGAACCAGAAGGAGTCCTGGCGTTGGCTGATGAAGGCCCTGGCGCTCAGCAACGACGCGACCAGGCAGAAGGACGGCCGGGTGATCGGCGATCCGACGGAGGTCGCGCTTTTTCAAGCGGCGGAAGACAGGGGCTACAGGAAGGCCGAACTGCTGGCGCAGGCGCCGCGGGTGGCGGAACTGCCGTTCGATTCAGACCGCAAATGCATGACGACCCTGCATCGGGAGGGCTCGGAGGTCGTGGCCTTCACCAAAGGAGCGCCCGAACAGATCGTGGTCCTGTGCGAGGGGCGGCTAGCCGGTGATGTCCGAATCGCACTCGATTCGGCGGCAATCTTAGCTCAAGCCGAACGGATGGCGGCGGAGGGTTTGCGCGTCTTGGCCCTGGCCTATCGGACGTGGCCGGAGTTGCCCGCAGAACTCGCCTCTGACAACGTCGAGCGTGGGCTGACGTTTCTGGGCCTGGTTGGATTGATGGATCCACCACGGGAAGAAGCCATGTCCGCGGTGGCCCTCTGCAAATCGGCCGGCATTACGCCGGTGATGATCACTGGGGATCATCCTGCGACCGCCCGCGCAATTGCCCTGCGTCTCGGCATCATCGAGGACGGCGGAGCGGTGATGACCGGGCAGGAACTGGCGAAGTTGCCGCTGGACGAGTACGAGGCGAAAGTGGAGGGGATCCGGGTCTACGCGCGCGTCTCGCCGGAGCAGAAGATCAGGATCGTGAAGGGGCTGCAAGACCGAGGCGAATTTGTCGCGATGACCGGCGATGGCGTGAACGATGCCCCGGCGCTGAACCGGGCCGACATTGGCATCGCGATGGGGCTGACCGGCACCGATGTGGCGCGCGAATCGGCCCATATGATTTTGCTCGACGACAACTTCGCCACAATCGTGACGGCGGTGGAGGAAGGGCGGCGGATCTTCGACAATATCCGCAAGTTCATCAAGTACGCGCTCTCCTGTAATACGGCGGAAGTCTGGACCATCTTTCTGGCGCCATTTCTAGGCATGCCGATCCCTCTGCTGCCGATTCACATTTTGTGGATCAACCTGGTCACCGACGGATTGCCGGGGCTGGCGCTGGCGGTTGAACCGGAGGAAAAGGGCCTGATGCAACGGCAGCCCAGACCTCCGAGCGAAAGCCTCTTTGCGGACGGCATGTGGCAGGGCATCGTCTGGGTGGGTTTGCTCATGGCCGGTGTGGCGCTCTTGACCCAGGCCTGGGCCTACAGGACGGGCCATGCCCATTGGCAAACGATGGTCTTCACTGTCCTGACTCTGTCGCAGATGGGGAATGTGCTCGCGCTTCGATCCGAGCGCGCTTCGTTCTTCCAGCTCGGCCCCTGGACCAATCTCCCTCTTCTTGGTGCGGTGGCGCTGACCGTTGCGCTGCAGATGGCGACCATCTATATTCCGGCCTTGAATCCGATCTTCAAGACTGAGCCGCTCGATGCCGAGGAGTTGCTGCTCTGTCTGGCGCTCTCGTCGATCGTGTTCATCGCGGTGGAGATCGAGAAATGGTGCCTCAGGCAGGGGTGGCTACGGTGGTCGCGATGA